A genomic window from Brevibacillus agri includes:
- a CDS encoding IS4 family transposase, protein MDKNTLFSSFGKWVAPINIMKLQQRIDETDQDKYVKKLTTKAYLLLFLHAQLQQREGLRAIADDVLSKKFQQELGLSSISPAQLSRKNNRVEPALLEEVFVDLVQQIQRVSGKACSLRKHIKIIDSTTIGLCLQKYKWATFRETKAGIKIHLRLVFASQEDVYPEKISLTCAKSNDRTQMESLIDEIGAMYVFDRGYVDYEKFDEYTDQGIFFASRLKDNAETRHLYTFKVPPESSVLSDSMILLGTPQKRVDNVLRLIETHDSKGNRIRIITNRFDLEAEELSDIYRWRWQIELFFKWMKQHAKIKTFYGTSENAVWNQVFLALIAYCLLLLVKLERNSQHSLLQISRWLKVFLWQTFEQWIGRMDYQSKRTSRGRQKRK, encoded by the coding sequence ATGGACAAGAATACCCTATTTTCTTCATTTGGTAAATGGGTTGCACCCATCAATATTATGAAACTTCAACAACGAATTGACGAAACGGATCAAGACAAGTACGTGAAGAAGCTGACGACAAAAGCGTATCTTCTCCTATTTTTACATGCCCAACTTCAGCAACGCGAAGGGCTTCGAGCCATTGCTGACGATGTTCTATCAAAGAAATTTCAGCAAGAATTAGGACTGTCATCGATCAGCCCCGCACAGCTTAGTCGAAAAAACAATCGGGTAGAACCTGCTTTGCTTGAAGAAGTTTTTGTCGACCTTGTCCAGCAAATTCAACGCGTTTCTGGAAAAGCCTGCTCTCTTCGAAAACACATAAAGATCATTGATTCCACTACAATTGGATTATGTTTGCAAAAGTATAAGTGGGCAACCTTTCGCGAAACAAAGGCAGGAATCAAAATTCATCTTCGTCTCGTTTTCGCAAGCCAGGAGGATGTCTATCCTGAAAAGATTTCCCTAACTTGTGCCAAATCCAATGACCGCACCCAAATGGAGTCGCTGATTGATGAGATCGGAGCCATGTACGTCTTTGATCGAGGGTACGTGGATTATGAAAAGTTCGATGAGTATACCGATCAGGGCATCTTTTTTGCTTCACGTCTCAAGGATAACGCGGAAACTCGTCATTTGTATACTTTCAAAGTACCACCAGAAAGCTCCGTTTTATCTGACTCCATGATCCTTCTTGGAACGCCACAAAAACGGGTGGATAATGTGTTACGACTGATTGAAACGCATGATTCGAAAGGAAATCGTATTCGAATCATCACCAATCGGTTCGACTTAGAAGCAGAAGAATTGAGCGACATCTACCGTTGGCGCTGGCAAATAGAACTGTTTTTCAAATGGATGAAACAACACGCAAAGATCAAGACGTTCTATGGAACAAGTGAAAATGCGGTCTGGAATCAAGTTTTTCTCGCTCTCATTGCTTACTGCTTGTTGCTTCTTGTAAAGCTGGAAAGAAACAGTCAGCACAGTCTGCTGCAAATCAGTAGATGGCTCAAAGTGTTTCTCTGGCAGACCTTTGAACAATGGATAGGCAGAATGGATTACCAATCCAAACGAACATCCAGAGGGCGACAGAAAAGGAAGTAA
- a CDS encoding ABC transporter permease, with translation MTYTSIWIAFAFVLIALLLSLWQRLGLEKEIAIGTVRSTLQLLVIGYVLQFVFHADSLLFILLIIAMMIAVASWNAASKGKKLRGIFWRIAISLSITELVTMGLLVTLGLVTPTPQYLIPMSGMIIGSSMIVCSLFLSHMNREVETSRGEIETLLCLGATPRQAVQAVLKRAVKASMIPTFDTMKTIGLVQLPGMMTGMIIAGASPVEAVRYQILIMLSFSSSAAVSAVLISMLSYRLWFTRDAMLHH, from the coding sequence ATGACCTATACATCCATCTGGATCGCCTTTGCCTTCGTATTGATCGCCCTCCTCCTCTCTCTATGGCAAAGGCTTGGGCTGGAAAAAGAAATCGCCATCGGCACGGTCCGTTCCACCTTGCAGTTGCTGGTCATCGGCTACGTGCTGCAGTTTGTTTTCCACGCGGACAGCCTGCTGTTCATCCTCTTGATTATCGCCATGATGATTGCGGTCGCCTCCTGGAACGCCGCCAGCAAAGGGAAAAAGCTGCGCGGCATTTTTTGGCGGATCGCGATTTCGCTTTCGATCACGGAGCTGGTCACCATGGGACTGCTGGTAACACTCGGACTGGTCACGCCTACGCCCCAGTACCTCATTCCCATGAGCGGCATGATTATCGGTAGCTCCATGATCGTTTGCAGCTTGTTCCTCTCCCATATGAACCGCGAAGTGGAAACTTCCCGTGGCGAGATCGAGACGCTGCTCTGCCTGGGTGCGACTCCCCGCCAGGCCGTTCAAGCGGTATTGAAGCGCGCCGTCAAAGCGAGCATGATCCCTACGTTTGACACGATGAAAACAATCGGGCTCGTTCAGCTTCCCGGAATGATGACCGGCATGATTATCGCCGGCGCAAGCCCGGTCGAAGCCGTCCGCTACCAAATTCTCATCATGCTCAGCTTCAGTTCCTCTGCCGCTGTCTCTGCTGTCCTCATCAGCATGCTGAGCTATCGGCTCTGGTTTACCCGCGACGCCATGCTTCACCACTAA
- the secG gene encoding preprotein translocase subunit SecG, with the protein MALAAKILLVIASIGLIIVVLLQSGKSAGLSGAIGGGAEQLMGKQKARGIDALLGKLTVVFAVAFMIFAILLGYFLKTGA; encoded by the coding sequence ATGGCATTGGCTGCGAAAATTTTACTTGTGATCGCAAGTATTGGCTTAATTATCGTCGTGTTGCTGCAATCTGGAAAAAGTGCCGGCCTTTCGGGAGCGATTGGTGGCGGTGCAGAGCAACTGATGGGCAAGCAAAAAGCCCGTGGGATTGACGCACTTTTAGGGAAACTGACCGTTGTGTTTGCGGTTGCTTTCATGATTTTTGCGATTTTGCTCGGATATTTCTTGAAAACAGGAGCGTAA
- a CDS encoding RNA polymerase sigma factor produces MDKNNIIEQWFLRYSDDIYKFLVYYTGNKDVEDLVQDVFLKALRSLETFEGRSQPKTWLLTIARHTAIDFARKQRFRNWLPDKWLAKVQSEEKTPEEILHLHDEQQALYHALRQMKPTYREVLILRGIKGLSSKETAEILDWSESKVNVTMHRAMKAVKEQLLQERKGMVGDAI; encoded by the coding sequence ATGGACAAAAACAACATCATTGAGCAATGGTTTCTGCGCTATAGCGACGACATCTACAAGTTTCTCGTCTACTATACCGGAAACAAAGACGTGGAAGATCTCGTCCAGGATGTATTCCTCAAGGCGCTGCGGTCACTGGAAACGTTTGAAGGCAGATCGCAACCGAAGACATGGCTGCTCACCATCGCCAGGCATACGGCAATCGACTTCGCCAGAAAACAACGATTTCGCAACTGGCTGCCGGACAAATGGCTCGCCAAAGTTCAATCCGAAGAAAAGACGCCAGAGGAGATTTTGCATTTGCACGACGAACAGCAAGCGCTGTACCATGCGCTGCGGCAAATGAAGCCCACCTATCGCGAGGTACTGATCCTTCGCGGGATCAAGGGACTATCCTCCAAGGAAACCGCTGAAATATTGGATTGGTCGGAAAGCAAGGTCAACGTCACCATGCATCGGGCCATGAAGGCGGTAAAAGAGCAGCTTTTGCAGGAAAGAAAGGGGATGGTAGGCGATGCGATTTAA
- a CDS encoding helix-turn-helix domain-containing protein encodes MERNLNLLTVEEARSILRVGRNVMYDLIKNGVPHIKVGKQIRIPYDGLIAWINQQTIAS; translated from the coding sequence ATGGAAAGAAACTTGAACTTACTTACAGTTGAAGAGGCAAGAAGCATTTTAAGAGTTGGGAGAAACGTCATGTATGATCTGATCAAAAATGGCGTTCCACATATTAAAGTAGGAAAACAAATCCGTATACCTTACGATGGACTTATTGCCTGGATAAATCAACAAACCATTGCTTCTTAA
- a CDS encoding DNA cytosine methyltransferase has product MKTITHIDCFSGPGGICTGFRASGIKTVLAIEKVESCVETYTANHSVPVIHKDIREVTEQDIRQFVKGEVDILTSGMPCETFSTAGSKSRSFYDHRQFLFMEAIRIAEIVNAKMILFENVPAITTKKIEKNGEKLIVQEIFEQLEKHGYKYHIDVILNSADFGVPQYRERYFILASKLKKDLHVPAPLMQGHVTVKEALIDLPSVEANSKKEAKNYLNIDSAYTRLMKDNNFWKLDQPVTEITYHLPPNHREGTLRRFSMINQGEGLKDLFDKLSPEEIEKLQGERVLPKKWYIQRNRRLKADQPSVTVTSHCLDELLHPFENRSLTVREVARLQGFPDNYDFRGGPFICPHIYETQDKYEQIGDAVPPLLAYHWGKTIQEILKEKAKNDIESCGLLYSEVQ; this is encoded by the coding sequence ATGAAAACTATAACTCACATTGATTGTTTTTCTGGTCCAGGTGGCATCTGTACAGGTTTTAGAGCTTCTGGGATAAAAACTGTATTAGCAATTGAAAAAGTTGAAAGCTGTGTTGAAACGTATACAGCTAATCACTCTGTACCAGTTATTCACAAAGACATTCGTGAGGTTACAGAACAAGATATTAGGCAGTTTGTAAAAGGAGAAGTGGATATACTGACTTCTGGTATGCCTTGTGAAACTTTTAGTACCGCAGGGTCAAAATCGAGAAGTTTTTACGATCATAGGCAATTTTTGTTTATGGAAGCAATTAGAATTGCAGAAATTGTTAATGCAAAAATGATATTATTTGAGAATGTACCTGCGATTACAACCAAAAAAATTGAAAAAAACGGCGAGAAATTAATTGTTCAGGAAATTTTTGAACAGCTTGAAAAGCATGGATACAAATATCATATTGATGTGATATTGAATTCAGCAGATTTTGGTGTTCCACAATATAGGGAACGATATTTTATTTTGGCAAGTAAGCTAAAAAAAGACTTGCATGTGCCAGCTCCATTGATGCAAGGTCATGTTACTGTAAAAGAAGCTTTGATAGATCTCCCAAGTGTTGAGGCAAATTCAAAGAAGGAAGCGAAAAACTATCTGAATATAGATTCGGCATACACCAGACTTATGAAGGATAATAATTTTTGGAAACTTGATCAACCCGTTACAGAAATCACTTACCATTTACCTCCGAATCATCGTGAAGGTACACTTAGACGGTTCTCAATGATAAATCAGGGGGAAGGTCTTAAAGATTTGTTTGATAAACTGTCGCCAGAGGAGATTGAAAAGCTTCAAGGCGAGCGGGTGTTGCCGAAAAAATGGTATATCCAGAGGAATAGAAGATTAAAAGCTGATCAGCCAAGCGTTACTGTAACATCTCATTGCCTCGATGAATTGTTACATCCATTTGAAAATCGCTCATTAACTGTTAGGGAAGTTGCACGCCTTCAGGGTTTTCCAGATAACTATGACTTCAGAGGCGGCCCTTTTATTTGCCCTCATATTTATGAAACGCAAGATAAATATGAACAAATAGGTGATGCTGTTCCTCCGCTGTTAGCATATCACTGGGGGAAAACTATCCAAGAAATCTTAAAGGAGAAGGCGAAGAATGATATCGAATCATGTGGATTATTGTATTCAGAAGTACAATGA
- a CDS encoding BsaWI family type II restriction enzyme, with protein MISNHVDYCIQKYNDIFLAEIKAGKDESFAQKKAIRDSTIEAMRTFQHVEPAEIWKAVYTAHIHRKSGIVDTEVIKQIVSAENSWKKSSGHAFEEMIKLLGNLVLEDKGITIHLQKELNHLIRDKEIHNEVRDISWLKEQITSSVFDLYISVLKDNKRYVFGCIQSKTSIRDRVTRDREPSMHAMEAFFWSTAIVLDGDFLKLPKFKAMVNGGTTEYVNNGWHGMYVFSDQYTDGRIYPLDIDLTTFVEHAQKASHYWLTQRQWFNSEWNATN; from the coding sequence ATGATATCGAATCATGTGGATTATTGTATTCAGAAGTACAATGATATATTTTTAGCGGAAATAAAAGCTGGTAAAGATGAGAGTTTTGCACAAAAAAAGGCAATTAGGGATTCAACTATTGAAGCAATGAGGACTTTTCAGCATGTTGAGCCAGCGGAAATTTGGAAAGCTGTGTACACTGCACATATTCACAGAAAATCAGGAATTGTTGATACAGAAGTAATAAAACAAATTGTATCAGCCGAGAATAGTTGGAAAAAGTCAAGTGGACATGCATTTGAAGAAATGATTAAACTCTTAGGTAACTTGGTCTTAGAGGATAAAGGAATAACCATACATCTACAGAAAGAATTAAACCATTTAATCAGAGACAAGGAAATTCATAATGAGGTAAGAGATATTAGTTGGTTAAAAGAGCAGATAACATCAAGCGTATTTGACCTGTATATTTCTGTACTCAAAGATAACAAAAGATATGTTTTTGGTTGTATACAAAGTAAAACGAGCATCCGTGATAGAGTTACACGGGATAGAGAACCTTCGATGCATGCAATGGAAGCATTTTTTTGGTCAACAGCGATTGTGTTAGATGGAGATTTTTTGAAGCTACCAAAATTCAAAGCAATGGTCAACGGTGGAACAACGGAATATGTAAATAATGGTTGGCATGGAATGTATGTTTTTTCAGATCAATACACTGATGGAAGGATCTATCCGTTAGATATTGATCTTACAACCTTTGTTGAACATGCTCAAAAAGCCTCACATTATTGGTTGACACAAAGACAGTGGTTTAATAGTGAATGGAATGCAACTAATTAG
- the rnr gene encoding ribonuclease R, with translation MTDQEKILAFMREQAYHPMTVKELEEAFELKDSASFKELVKTLNALEASGEVIRTRANRYGVPEKMNLVRGRLQSHPKGFGFIIPETPDMEDIYVHANDMNGAIHGDTVLVRVEKEAGGNRLEGRIIRVVERGMTQVVGTFKDETYYAFVIPDEKRIGKDIFIPKNAYNGAVDGHKVVANIVRYPEGRVNPEGEIVEILGHKNDPGVDILSIIRKFNLPEAFPEDVLAEAEAAPDEISEEEIKGRRDLRDRMMVTIDGADAKDLDDAVSLEVLENGNVRLGVHIADVSYYVREKSALDNEAYRRGTSVYLVDRVIPMLPHRLSNGICSLNPKVDRLTISCDMEMDQNAQLVKYDIFLSVIRTNERMTYADVRSILEDKDEALIEKYSELVPMFQEMEKLALKLRSKRMQRGAIDFDFREAKIYVNDEGTPTDIGFRTRSIAEQIIEEFMLAANETVAEHFHWMKQPFMYRIHEDPNAEKLMAFMEFITNFGYSIRGKGNSVHPRALQQLLEEVKGTPEEIIISTVMLRSMKQARYDAESLGHYGLSTEFYTHFTSPIRRYPDLIVHRRIREWIEQGNNLSEKRLAYWAEQMPIIAEHASQRERLAVDAERETDDLKKAEFMKERVGEEFEGVISSVTSFGLFVELPNTIEGLVHISFLTDDYYHYHEKMYALVGERTGKQYRIGDVVQVRVANVNVDERTIDFEIVGMTKAAGFRGSRERTPRVIDGRGTGRKPTRGKQDRSRGGRPERPDRQKAKKHPAEIRQKYKDRRKGEGNKASRGPASGPATGNKDVLPIGQGGEEAQGEQQKGFWEDFVRSKKKSRKNVVSQAKRKRR, from the coding sequence ATGACAGATCAAGAAAAGATACTCGCGTTCATGCGGGAGCAAGCTTATCACCCTATGACGGTGAAGGAGCTGGAGGAAGCGTTTGAGCTCAAGGACTCGGCTTCCTTCAAGGAGCTGGTGAAAACGCTGAACGCACTGGAAGCGAGCGGCGAGGTAATTCGCACGCGTGCGAACCGATACGGCGTGCCGGAAAAAATGAACCTGGTGCGCGGGCGTCTGCAAAGCCATCCAAAAGGCTTCGGATTTATTATTCCGGAAACGCCTGACATGGAAGATATATACGTCCACGCCAACGACATGAATGGAGCGATTCACGGCGACACCGTGCTCGTGCGTGTCGAGAAGGAAGCGGGCGGCAATCGCCTGGAAGGGCGAATTATTCGCGTCGTCGAACGGGGCATGACCCAGGTTGTGGGGACGTTCAAGGATGAGACGTACTACGCGTTTGTGATTCCGGATGAGAAACGGATCGGCAAAGATATTTTTATCCCGAAAAACGCATATAACGGAGCGGTAGACGGCCACAAGGTCGTCGCCAACATCGTCCGCTACCCGGAAGGACGGGTCAATCCCGAGGGAGAGATCGTAGAAATTCTGGGGCATAAAAACGATCCGGGTGTGGACATTTTGTCCATCATCCGCAAGTTCAACCTGCCGGAAGCATTTCCGGAGGATGTGCTGGCCGAGGCAGAAGCGGCGCCGGACGAGATTTCGGAAGAGGAGATCAAGGGACGCCGCGACCTGCGCGACCGGATGATGGTCACCATCGACGGAGCAGACGCCAAGGACCTGGACGACGCCGTTTCGCTCGAAGTGCTGGAAAACGGCAATGTCAGGCTCGGTGTGCATATTGCCGACGTCAGCTATTACGTCCGCGAAAAATCGGCTCTGGATAACGAAGCGTATCGCCGGGGCACGAGCGTCTATCTGGTCGACCGCGTCATCCCGATGCTGCCGCACCGTTTGTCCAACGGGATATGCAGTCTGAATCCAAAGGTAGACCGACTGACGATCTCCTGCGACATGGAGATGGACCAAAACGCGCAACTCGTGAAGTACGATATTTTTCTCAGCGTGATTCGCACGAACGAACGCATGACGTATGCCGATGTGCGCAGCATCCTGGAAGACAAGGACGAAGCCTTGATCGAGAAGTACAGCGAGCTCGTCCCGATGTTCCAGGAGATGGAGAAGCTGGCGTTGAAGTTGCGTTCCAAACGGATGCAGCGCGGCGCAATCGACTTCGATTTCCGCGAAGCGAAAATTTACGTCAACGATGAGGGCACCCCGACAGACATCGGGTTCCGCACGCGCTCCATCGCGGAGCAGATCATTGAGGAATTTATGCTGGCGGCCAACGAAACAGTGGCCGAGCATTTCCACTGGATGAAGCAGCCGTTTATGTACCGGATTCACGAAGACCCGAACGCCGAAAAGCTGATGGCCTTCATGGAGTTCATCACCAACTTCGGCTACTCGATCCGCGGCAAGGGCAACTCCGTCCACCCGCGCGCCCTGCAGCAGCTTTTGGAAGAGGTAAAAGGCACGCCGGAAGAGATTATCATCAGCACGGTCATGCTACGTTCCATGAAGCAAGCGCGCTACGACGCGGAAAGTCTGGGTCACTACGGCTTGTCCACCGAGTTTTACACGCACTTTACGTCGCCGATTCGCCGCTACCCCGACCTCATCGTCCACCGCCGCATTCGCGAGTGGATCGAGCAGGGCAACAACCTGTCGGAGAAGCGCCTGGCGTACTGGGCCGAGCAGATGCCGATTATCGCCGAGCACGCCTCCCAGCGCGAGCGGCTGGCGGTAGATGCCGAGCGCGAGACAGACGACCTGAAAAAAGCCGAGTTCATGAAGGAGCGCGTCGGAGAGGAGTTCGAGGGCGTCATTTCCAGTGTGACCTCGTTCGGGCTGTTTGTGGAGCTGCCCAACACGATCGAGGGCCTGGTGCACATCAGCTTCCTGACCGACGACTACTATCATTACCACGAAAAAATGTACGCGCTGGTAGGCGAGCGGACGGGCAAGCAGTACCGCATCGGGGATGTAGTGCAGGTCCGCGTGGCGAACGTCAACGTGGATGAGCGCACCATCGACTTCGAGATCGTCGGCATGACCAAGGCAGCCGGATTCCGCGGCAGCCGCGAGCGCACGCCGCGCGTCATCGACGGCCGGGGCACAGGTCGCAAGCCGACTCGCGGCAAGCAGGATCGCTCCCGCGGTGGCCGTCCCGAGCGGCCAGATCGCCAAAAGGCCAAAAAGCACCCGGCGGAAATCCGCCAGAAGTACAAGGATCGCCGCAAAGGCGAAGGGAACAAAGCTTCGCGCGGCCCAGCTTCCGGTCCAGCAACTGGAAACAAAGACGTCCTGCCGATTGGGCAGGGTGGAGAAGAGGCCCAAGGGGAGCAGCAGAAGGGCTTCTGGGAAGATTTTGTCCGCTCCAAAAAGAAAAGCCGCAAGAATGTAGTCAGCCAGGCGAAACGGAAGCGGCGTTAA
- a CDS encoding site-specific integrase: MKYNCEETTAYGYRNIINKHLTPFMGNVELQKLQPAHIQQYYKHLMDNTGLSPNTVHKHHATIRKALDYGLKQQLVYRNVADAVSLPRKKKFEGKSYTREQLRILLEKVTDTKIELPVYLAGYLGLRREEICGLRWKNIDFTQRIIHINEVRVSAGNRTIVKSPKTEKSQRTLYITDELYDILIKNKARYDEYKKILGSEFDDTGYIYAKENGKPYKVNYITDQFREFLEIHDLPKIRLHDLRHTFASILYDAGVDLKAISEALGHSDLGTTNKIYAHRFDINHMKTVTAISEALK, translated from the coding sequence GTGAAATACAATTGTGAAGAAACCACTGCTTATGGCTATAGAAATATTATCAACAAACATCTTACTCCATTTATGGGAAATGTTGAATTACAAAAACTTCAGCCAGCACATATACAACAATACTACAAGCATTTGATGGATAATACGGGACTATCACCGAATACAGTCCATAAGCATCATGCAACTATCCGTAAAGCACTTGATTACGGCTTGAAACAGCAGTTAGTTTATAGAAATGTAGCTGATGCAGTATCGTTACCACGAAAGAAAAAATTTGAAGGAAAGTCCTATACAAGAGAGCAGTTAAGAATTTTGCTTGAGAAAGTAACGGATACCAAAATAGAACTTCCTGTATATCTTGCAGGATATTTGGGATTGAGACGTGAGGAAATATGTGGTTTGCGATGGAAGAATATTGACTTCACGCAACGAATCATCCATATAAATGAAGTTCGGGTTAGTGCGGGCAATAGAACCATAGTCAAAAGCCCAAAAACTGAGAAGAGTCAAAGGACATTGTATATAACCGATGAGTTATACGATATTTTAATTAAGAACAAAGCCAGATACGATGAATATAAAAAAATTCTCGGCAGTGAATTTGATGATACAGGGTATATTTATGCGAAGGAAAATGGAAAACCGTATAAGGTCAATTATATTACAGATCAATTCAGGGAATTCCTTGAAATTCATGATTTACCAAAAATTAGGTTACATGATCTGAGACACACTTTTGCCAGCATCTTATATGATGCAGGAGTTGATCTAAAGGCAATATCTGAAGCTCTCGGTCATTCGGACTTGGGAACAACAAACAAAATCTATGCACATAGATTTGACATAAACCATATGAAAACTGTCACTGCCATCAGTGAGGCATTAAAATAA
- a CDS encoding YqzM family protein encodes MAGSNKKDMNQNDVIDSAKAFFTSFGILFLVFLIALVGSIIFPPKHGEEAQGGGAPTANIDAEAIFKQNCASCHGQNLEGIAGPNLTKVGATLSAEDIAKIIKEGKGGMPPGMLKKQPEIQAVAQWLSEHK; translated from the coding sequence ATGGCTGGGTCCAACAAAAAAGACATGAATCAAAACGACGTAATTGATTCCGCGAAGGCCTTTTTCACTTCGTTTGGTATCTTGTTTCTAGTTTTTCTCATTGCACTCGTAGGATCGATTATTTTCCCACCAAAACATGGAGAAGAAGCGCAAGGTGGCGGTGCACCTACTGCCAACATTGATGCTGAAGCTATTTTCAAGCAAAACTGTGCTTCCTGTCATGGACAAAATCTGGAGGGGATCGCTGGTCCGAACCTGACTAAAGTCGGGGCAACTCTCAGCGCTGAAGACATCGCCAAAATTATCAAAGAAGGTAAAGGCGGCATGCCTCCAGGAATGCTGAAAAAACAACCGGAAATTCAAGCGGTTGCACAATGGCTGTCGGAGCATAAATAA
- a CDS encoding ABC transporter ATP-binding protein, with translation MSTVMEIEALGKKVLSPSGHWLFHDLNAIIPEPAIIGILGKSGQGKSTLLRILGRLLPPDSGTVRLAQKEMTQWESGAWRMKVSYVAQQAIMLPGTVEDNLRTVSVLHQRSFDEKLARALCEQLHLEQVDWSKPADQLSGGEKQRLALIRTLLLQPDVLLLDEVTASLDTASKQATEQLLVDLHEQSGTTILWVTHDLEEARSRCQRIWFLAEHQLQADLPSHSFFHAPPTIQARDFLQSAHAHTAREVHS, from the coding sequence ATGAGTACCGTCATGGAGATTGAAGCTTTGGGCAAAAAAGTCCTCTCGCCCTCCGGCCACTGGCTTTTCCACGACCTGAACGCGATCATCCCGGAACCTGCCATTATCGGAATCCTTGGAAAATCGGGGCAGGGAAAAAGCACGCTGCTGCGCATTCTCGGTCGTCTTTTGCCGCCAGACAGCGGTACGGTCCGGCTCGCGCAAAAAGAAATGACCCAGTGGGAGAGCGGCGCCTGGCGCATGAAAGTGAGCTACGTCGCTCAGCAGGCGATCATGCTGCCGGGCACAGTGGAAGACAATTTGCGTACCGTAAGCGTGCTGCATCAGCGCTCATTCGATGAAAAGCTCGCTCGCGCCCTGTGCGAGCAGCTTCATTTGGAGCAGGTCGACTGGTCAAAGCCGGCCGACCAGCTTTCTGGCGGAGAAAAGCAACGGCTTGCCCTTATCCGCACCTTGCTACTGCAGCCGGACGTCCTTTTGCTGGACGAAGTGACGGCCTCGCTCGATACGGCCAGCAAACAGGCCACGGAGCAGTTGCTCGTCGATTTGCATGAGCAGTCAGGCACGACCATTCTCTGGGTCACGCATGATCTGGAGGAGGCCCGCAGCCGTTGTCAGCGCATCTGGTTTCTGGCGGAGCACCAACTACAGGCTGACCTGCCCAGCCACTCCTTTTTCCACGCGCCGCCCACGATACAAGCCCGCGACTTTTTGCAAAGCGCGCATGCGCACACAGCGAGAGAGGTGCACTCATGA
- the smpB gene encoding SsrA-binding protein SmpB — MSKDKAGTKTVAQNRKARHDYHIEQVFEAGIALTGTEIKSVRAARVQLKDSFARVQNGELLLYNVHISPYEQGNRFNHEPERTRKLLMRRLEILKLNGLIRERGYSLVPLSIYLKGGWAKVELALVKGKKNYDKREDLKKKDAAREVERALRERQKA; from the coding sequence ATGTCAAAAGATAAAGCCGGAACCAAGACAGTCGCCCAAAACCGAAAAGCGCGCCACGATTACCACATCGAGCAAGTATTCGAAGCAGGGATTGCCCTGACCGGTACGGAGATCAAGTCGGTGCGTGCCGCGCGTGTCCAGCTCAAGGACAGCTTCGCTCGCGTACAAAACGGCGAGCTGCTTCTGTACAACGTGCACATCAGCCCGTACGAGCAGGGCAACCGTTTCAACCACGAGCCGGAGCGTACCCGCAAGCTGTTGATGAGACGGCTGGAAATCCTCAAGCTGAACGGCCTGATTCGCGAAAGAGGCTACTCGCTGGTCCCGCTGAGCATTTATTTGAAAGGCGGCTGGGCCAAAGTCGAGCTCGCACTCGTCAAAGGGAAGAAGAACTACGACAAGCGCGAAGACCTCAAGAAAAAGGACGCTGCCCGCGAAGTCGAGCGCGCCCTGCGCGAACGCCAAAAGGCCTGA